From a single Silene latifolia isolate original U9 population chromosome 6, ASM4854445v1, whole genome shotgun sequence genomic region:
- the LOC141586929 gene encoding uncharacterized protein LOC141586929 isoform X3: MDFHGLNRKKLQELCKKHGIPANLKNVEMADRLSSLLLKEEMPEKPAPKRGRSCLKNVSEDLEVVECEKVGVGSKEAKKVRFSPENQTFLFERTDPRAVRLLGRKKRAFVNSRQNKDTTVVSVNLEESERLAVVSDDVGPVVEPVGRRNLRRRSVVISEDVSLVTGNDEGVTKLDVKGGDLGRSLRSRRGGAVLETRESIQTMSKEENVVKGRNLRRSSRRSLVQAKDLDLESENVDDGEKPPTKDANLELNLRSRRSKMKQDDVEVISLLSPCRADNVNKPETVDHVEKLPTKEDNLELNLRSRRCKMKQDDVEIVSLLSPCGGDNVNKAVEGRNPKRSLRSRGGIEKENGVGGASLLSPCVEKKAKRGSKGKGIAEQGGSKEADRPQNEMVNHGGNIGRVTRKQLRNVDVVAVNLGRDDDCVAEVSGLKNLKQRGQPRKSVRLAEHSPVMILEPLENKGIKRGRRKTLMVKQHDINEGRDVVVEKLGEGNNMNRNGSRGSAKKSRKDVKDGSVEELGDIRRSSRRAAKTKVDISVAHQTLDHDERMDHMIEDDSLMPPQLESRNPEVTEQYKATEEINVQLPINDETTSSLLRNNGDDEANMGHECPSLVVATEEVNVQIPINSIGGDGTRESAKRSRRNDNTVDISWNHQTMLRVERIDHMIENDSQMVAQIGSKSPEGNEEYQATVAVNVQMPVNDDSTTPLSQNRDDDEANKARDCPELVVATDYDSEDKNASPCSMTAQICDAIEANHSDEEQTTRSSNELESGMVATETLESSLALEVYGPSNEEKWPEKSSTPSKKDETTFQDVNEKPDVIPGDSTPAGNASDDRNPNTEEQYQATEAVNVHMPVNDDSTTALLQNRDDDEANKAQDCPELVVATDYDSEDKNASHCSMTAQICGYIDAIEANHSGEEQTTRSSNELESGMVASETLESSLVPEFYGPSNEEKWPEKSPSPSKKDETDFQDVNEKPDALETDRIAGNDIVAGDSTPAANASDYRNSNTEGQTHENKSSVLKEQKVENLREAQHNPMQLVSKNTETNSQDVGHSSYHSTTRMHNVFDGAPNQVQEIPFPLNGAFDCSFEDEKASVAHDAVKGTIDDTSFSSVAAENCVGTSEPRCSSAIQPTLLRSRQSVCVHEDANIMRNCEDFESNGIPEQHDNEVNEHRKEEEEFEELSSPCKDNSMGSEMLEDSAIFVDNLAVQLTEPSKVCGTTGACKSISVHEQPSSSRTDTNKMRNNEEFESNGVPELHDYEINEQSREDEGFEELATPCKNIAVGSELLEASEIIVNKLGVQLTEQSKASGSTGVCNSICVHDEQPSSSRSDTKIIKRSKDFESNGFTKLNDYETNEQAVDEGFEELSSPCKDNAIGSELLEVSAVIGDKFDDQLTEQSKVSGSTGVSNSIFKEADQTISEISAAEVERREERCNDTSGGKLSCSANVSKTDHFVEFDKTTLEPSEQVKDTQPSVLENDFNNTTEASGFTAASFGSESMQPNIDEHYGATRDNFYVEQKPERFSDAVAFSPSSSEQLPVTHNTMQVEDYSSGESGVKKAHENAAQYVQALANAAAAAVPLYQSPQPCASLRSSEAQYDNSTSEQLELADNSKDFEYSLRHLFSEADILNTNEIKGLGSITDEDEDEEDLKETRSVSQVIMFKVDSSLRGEVADDIEGPSRDEMDMDDEDLETHSVSQVKGSKADSSLRKLVTNDIEGPSTADMDVDNNQKSVPSLNEDSETKTCCTGKSNAILAASVSMELLKEENIEEATQISPSTLQLNMEYSMRLSEECDGEKESEMNSLTLTNLGGSSPSLIQMTDRCTEVEEEHVSTPPIIVQGTLNDNFEINVGLAKSPENENEIGYNMAGSNVGLTEQKEVDSSRWKSDIIYKECDDGQWPTEFTSDEKLDVGGEASVKGRVQSPSIMGESTPKLSPATLWKLMEDAKEVVTVTRSRLQDGVSDGRSKKRKSESDISVQTSSSYLKTRVIGEPTVFSGSMEKGEECCKESPIGDIACSGNTKKVDYSKFIQKSPNEDANNLVFEDDLMNFDKEKDLESDKIASVTECDDGHYALLKDGKLNESPSEEANSLVFKDDLMNLENERDMDSDKTPRVIEGNDDGHYISSQDKKLNESSHQDANNLVFEDDLMNIDKETDLESDKTLRGIEGNDEGHHVFSQNKKSNESASEGANNLVFEDDLMNFDNERDLESDKTSRVTEGNDEEHHVSSQDNTLNESANENANSVVFEDDLMNLDKESDLECDKISRVTDGNDEDHVSSQDNKSNESANEAANDLVFEDDFVNFDKERDLESDKTLKVAEGDHVSPQDKKSNECANEDANNLVFEDDLMSFDKERDLESDKPSRVTEGNDGGHYVISQEKKSDELQFHHCSNSSSADLSSFIMGLMEKDMSEMFQAEESSPFLSHDETNHKLDDLFSNQLPHESDSRPEQDGNIVMSEAEELVAWNSAMQMHHETTSEASYPTDDVNTGQNQLKFSSGKDIHANCVVDVTEINEDDNVAKEGLCPLSDSEKKTGEMDELFEVDPEVKSLPSSNSLCVTEDTNHLIGCKQVEDTAALEDGSGGKLCAEAGSYITGSMMAQQNVLEEQVDYRGDPFQDDACEISTPQSASKCPENSDSLPHDIQETSGFDDDTRDEKSFNSEACIQLKGDEGIHVNFTAEDAAITAHKLLAMEGMENSSISLSVEGRDGMESPLPQIKQGENTSLDSHRGSELDATDDKMMLKRRNRSVLIHGTTRKPQHPTTDMKENMAAPKRMQMVNATATKPMLKRKALEKICK; this comes from the exons ATGGATTTTCATGGGTTAAATCGGAAAAAGCTTCAAGAATTATGCAAGAAACATGGGATTCCTGCTAACTTGAAGAATGTCGAAATGGCCGATCGTCTTTCTTCCCTTCTTCTCAAG GAGGAGATGCCTGAGAAGCCGGCGCCAAAGCGAGGGAGATCGTGTTTGAAGAATGTGAGTGAAGATTTGGAAGTAGTAGAGTGTGAGAAAGTAGGTGTAGGTAGTAAAGAAGCGAAAAAGGTTAGGTTTAGTCCCGAAAATCAGACGTTTTTATTTGAAAGAACTGATCCTAGGGCAGTCAGATTGTTGGGTAGAAAGAAAAGGGCTTTTGTGAATTCAAGGCAGAATAAGGACACAACTGTAGTTTCTGTAAATTTGGAGGAATCTGAAAGATTGGCTGTGGTTTCTGATGATGTCGGTCCAGTGGTGGAGCCTGTGGGAAGGAGGAATTTAAGGAGAAGGTCTGTGGTGATTTCAGAAGATGTCAGTTTGGTGACTGGAAACGATGAAGGTGTGACGAAATTGGATGTGAAAGGAGGGGACTTGGGGCGGAGTTTGAGGTCTCGAAGAGGGGGTGCGGTACTTGAGACTCGTGAGAGTATACAGACGATGTCAAAGGAGGAAAATGTTGTCAAAGGAAGGAACTTGAGAAGGAGTTCTAGACGGTCACTAGTGCAAGCAAAAGATTTGGATTTGGAATCTGAAAATGTTGATGATGGGGAGAAACCGCCAACTAAAGACGCTAATTTGGAGTTGAATTTGAGAAGCCGGAGGTCTAAAATGAAGCAGGACGATGTAGAGGTGATATCGCTGTTGTCTCCTTGTCGTGCTGATAATGTTAACAAGCCTGAAACTGTTGATCATGTGGAGAAACTGCCAACTAAAGAAGATAATCTGGAGTTAAATTTGAGGAGCCGGCGCTGTAAAATGAAGCAGGACGATGTAGAGATAGTATCACTGTTGTCTCCTTGTGGTGGTGATAATGTTAACAAGGCTGTTGAAGGAAGGAACCCGAAGAGAAGTTTGAGGTCCCGAGGTGGAATAGAGAAGGAGAATGGTGTTGGAGGAGCATCACTTTTGTCTCCTTGTGTAGAAAAGAAAGCAAAGAGGGGTTCAAAGGGTAAGGGAATAGCGGAACAAGGTGGTAGCAAAGAAGCTGATAGACCTCAAAATGAGATGGTCAATCATGGAGGTAACATTGGAAGGGTTACGAGGAAGCAGTTGAGAAATGTGGATGTTGTGGCTGTGAATTTGGGAAGAGATGATGACTGTGTTGCTGAGGTGTCAGGGTTGAAAAACCTTAAACAGAGAGGTCAACCAAGGAAATCGGTGAGGCTTGCTGAGCATTCTCCTGTGATGATTTTGGAGCCGTTGGAGAACAAGGGCATAAAGAGGGGCAGGAGAAAGACATTGATGGTAAAACAGCATGACATCAATGAAGGTAGGGACGTGGTAGTGGAGAAGTTAGGAGAAGGAAATAACATGAATCGTAATGGATCAAGGGGAAGTGCCAAGAAGAGCCGAAAGGATGTTAAGGATGGCAGTGTCGAAGAACTAGGTGATATCAGGAGGTCTAGCAGGCGAGCAGCAAAGACTAAGGTTGATATTTCCGTGGCTCACCAAACCTTGGATCATGACGAGCGTATGGATCACATGATTGAGGATGACTCTCTAATGCCGCCTCAGCTTGAAAGCAGGAACCCGGAAGTAACTG AACAATATAAAGCAACCGAAGAAATTAATGTTCAACTACCAATAAATGATGAGACTACATCATCTTTGCTGCGAAACAATGGGGATGATGAAGCCAACATGGGTCATGAGTGTCCTAGCTTGGTTGTAGCAACTGAAGAAGTTAATGTTCAAATACCAATAAATAGCATTGGTGGTGATGGAACCAGGGAAAGTGCTAAAAGAAGCCGTAGGAATGAC AACACGGTTGATATTTCGTGGAATCATCAAACGATGCTTCGTGTTGAGCGTATAgatcacatgattgagaatgacTCCCAAATGGTGGCTCAGATTGGCAGCAAAAGCCCGGAAGGAAATG AAGAATATCAGGCAACTGTAGCCGTAAATGTTCAAATGCCAGTCAATGATGATAGCACAACACCTTTGTCGCAAAATAGGGATGATGATGAAGCCAACAAGGCTCGAGACTGCCCTGAATTGGTTGTCGCAACTGACTATGATTCTGAAGACAAAAATGCATCTCCTTGCTCAATGACAGCACAGATATGCG ATGCAATTGAAGCCAATCATAGTGATGAAGAACAAACTACCAGGTCATCAAATGAGCTAGAGAGTGGCATGGTGGCCACTGAGACTCTTGAAAGTAGCCTGGCACTTGAAGTTTATGGTCCAAGCAATGAGGAAAAGTGGCCTGAAAAATCTTCGACTCCAAGCAAGAAGGATGAGACTACTTTCCAGGATGTCAATGAGAAACCTGATGTTATACCAGGAGATTCCACCCCAGCTGGCAATGCTTCAGATGACAGGAATCCAAACACAGAAG AACAATATCAGGCAACTGAAGCCGTAAATGTTCACATGCCAGTCAATGATGATAGTACAACAGCTTTGTTGCAAAATAGGGATGATGATGAAGCCAACAAGGCTCAAGACTGTCCTGAATTGGTTGTCGCAACTGACTATGATTCTGAGGACAAAAATGCATCTCATTGCTCAATGACAGCACAGATATGTG GGTACATAGATGCAATTGAAGCCAATCATAGTGGCGAAGAACAAACTACCAGGTCATCAAATGAACTAGAGAGTGGCATGGTGGCCAGTGAGACTCTTGAAAGTAGTCTGGTACCTGAATTTTATGGTCCAAGCAATGAGGAAAAATGGCCTGAAAAATCACCGAGTCCAAGCAAGAAGGATGAGACTGATTTCCAGGATGTCAATGAGAAGCCTGATGCTCTTGAGACTGATCGTATAGCTGGCAACGATATTGTAGCAGGAGATTCCACCCCAGCTGCCAATGCTTCAGATTACAGGAATTCAAACACAGAAG GACAAACTCATGAAAATAAAAGCTCAGTTCTCAAGGAGCAGAAAGTTGAAAACCTTCGAGAGGCACAACATAATCCAATGCAATTGGTCAGCAAAAACACAGAAACAAATTCACAGGATGTGGGACACAGCAGTTATCATTCTACTACTCGGATGCATAATGTTTTTGACGGTGCACCTAACCAAGTTCAGGAAATTCCTTTTCCACTCAATGGTGCATTTGATTGTAGTTTTGAGGACGAAAAGGCATCTGTTGCACACGATGCTGTTAAAGGAACTATTGACGACACATCTTTCAGCTCAGTAGCCGCAGAAAACTGTGTAG GTACAAGTGAGCCTAGATGTAGCAGTGCTATACAACCGACCTTGCTAAGAAGCCGGCAATCTGTTTGTGTTCATGAAGACGCTAACATAATGAGGAACTGTGAGGATTTTGAAAGTAATGGGATTCCTGAACAGCATGATAATGAAGTAAATGAACATAGGAAAGAAGAGGAAGAGTTTGAAGAGTTGTCTTCTCCATGCAAGGACAATTCAATGGGATCTGAAATGTTGGAGGATTCTGCTATTTTTGTCGACAATTTAGCTGTTCAACTAACAGAACCATCAAAAGTTTGTGGAACAACAGGAGCATGTAAGAGTATTTCTGTTCATGAACAACCATCCAGTTCCCGAACTGACACTAACAAAATGAGGAACAATGAGGAGTTTGAAAGTAATGGGGTTCCTGAacttcatgattatgaaataaatGAACAAAGTAGAGAGGACGAAGGGTTTGAAGAATTGGCTACTCCATGCAAGAACATTGCAGTTGGATCTGAACTGTTGGAGGCTTCTGAAATTATCGTCAATAAATTAGGTGTTCAACTAACAGAACAATCGAAAGCTTCTGGATCAACTGGAGTATGTAACAGTATTTGTGTTCATGATGAACAACCATCCAGTTCCCGAAGTGACACTAAGATAATCAAGAGGAGTAAGGATTTTGAAAGTAATGGGTTTACTAAACTTAATGATTATGAAACAAATGAACAAGCAGTGGACGAAGGGTTTGAAGAGTTGTCTTCTCCATGCAAAGACAATGCAATAGGATCTGAACTGCTGGAAGTTTCTGCTGTTATTGGCGACAAATTTGATGATCAGCTAACAGAACAATCGAAAGTATCTGGATCGACTGGAGTATCTAATAGTATTTTTAAGGAAGCTGATCAAACAATCTCTGAAATTTCTGCTGCTGAAG TGGAGAGGAGAGAAGAACGCTGCAATGACACCTCAGGAGGAAAGCTCTCGTGTTCTGCAAATGTTTCCAAGACAGACCACTTTGTTGAATTTGACAAGACAACTCTTGAACCGTCAGAACAAGTTAAAGATACACAGCCCTCCGTTCTCGAAAATGATTTCAACAACACCACTGAAGCAAGTGGTTTCACGGCAGCTAGTTTCGGTTCCGAAAGCATGCAGCCAAATATAGATG AGCATTATGGAGCTACGAGGGATAACTTTTATGTGGAGCAAAAACCAGAACGTTTCTCAGACGCCGTTGCATTTTCTCCCAGCAGCTCGGAGCAGTTACCTGTGACGCATAACACAATGCAGGTAGAGGATTACAGCAGTGGAGAGAGTGGGGTAAAGAAGGCACATGAAAATGCAGCGCAGTATGTTCAGGCTCTGGCAAATGCTGCTGCCGCTGCAGTGCCTTTATATCAAAGTCCTCAGCCCTGTGCATCTTTAAGATCATCTGAAGCACAATATGACAATTCGACCTCTGAACAGCTAGAACTGGCTGACAATAGCAAAGATTTTGAGTATAGCTTGCGGCACTTGTTTTCTGAAGCTGATATACTCAACACAAATGAAATCAAAGGCCTTGGGTCGATAacggatgaggatgaggatgaagaAGATTTGAAGGAGACACGCTCTGTTAGCCAAGTAATCATGTTCAAGGTTGATTCTTCATTGAGAGGGGAAGTGGCAGATGATATTGAAGGTCCAAGTAGAGATGAGATGGATATGGATgatgaagatttggagacacacTCTGTTAGCCAAGTAAAAGGGTCCAAGGCTGATTCTTCACTGAGAAAGCTAGTGACAAATGATATTGAAGGTCCAAGTACAGCTGACATGGATGTGGACAATAATCAAAAGTCAGTTCCGTCTCTAAATGAAGATTCGGAAACCAAAACCTGTTGCACGGGGAAGTCTAATGCTATTTTAGCTGCTTCTGTATCTATGGAGCTTCTAAAAGAAGAAAATATTGAAGAGGCTACTCAAATTTCGCCCAGTACTCTACAATTAAATATGGAATATAGCATGAGGCTGTCTGAGGAATGTGATGGAGAAAAGGAATCAGAAATGAATTCTCTGACCTTAACAAATCTTGGTGGTTCAAGTCCTTCCTTGATACAAATGACTGATAGATGTACTGAAGTTGAGGAAGAACATGTGTCTACACCGCCAATTATTGTCCAAGGAACATTAAATGACAATTTTGAAATTAATGTAGGCCTTGCCAAGTCGCCTGAGAATGAAAATGAAATAGGCTACAATATGGCAGGCTCGAATGTTGGACTTACAGAGCAAAAGGAAGTTGATAGTTCAAGGTGGAAATCTGACATCATTTACAAAGAATGTGATGATGGTCAATGGCCAACTGAATTCACCTCTGACGAAAAACTTGACGTGGGTGGGGAAGCCAGTGTCAAAGGCAGGGTTCAATCACCCAGTATTATGGGAGAATCAACACCTAAATTATCCCCTGCAACTTTATGGAAATTAATGGAAGATGCCAAAGAAGTCGTAACAGTCACACGCTCAAGGTTGCAGGATGGAGTGTCAGATGGCAGAAGCAAAAAGCGTAAATCAGAGTCTGATATATCTGTCCAAACCTCTTCGTCGTACCTGAAAACAAGAGTAATTG GTGAGCCCACAGTGTTTTCAGGTTCAATGGAGAAAGGTGAAGAGTGTTGCAAAGAGTCGCCAATAGGAGATATAGCTTGTTCCGGAAATACTAAGAAGGTGGACTATTCGAAATTCATTCAGAAGTCTCCTAATGAAGATGCTAACAACTTGGTTTTCGAGGATGATTTGATGAACTTCGACAAAGAGAAAGACCTGGAGTCTGACAAGATTGCGAGTGTTACAGAATGCGATGATGGACATTATGCTTTATTGAAGGACGGGAAATTGAACGAGTCTCCTAGTGAAGAAGCTAACAGCTTAGTTTTCAAGGATGATTTGATGAATTTAGAGAACGAGAGAGACATGGATTCTGACAAGACCCCGAGGGTTATAGAAGGCAATGATGATGGACATTATATTTCTTCACAGGACAAGAAATTGAATGAGTCTTCTCATCAAGATGCTAACAACTTGGTTTTTGAGGATGATTTGATGAACATCGACAAAGAGACGGACCTGGAGTCTGACAAGACCTTGAGGGGTATAGAAGGCAACGATGAAGGACATCATGTTTTTTCTCAGAACAAGAAATCGAATGAGTCTGCTAGTGAAGGCGCTAACAACTTAGTTTTTGAAGATGATTTGATGAACTTCGACAATGAGAGGGACCTGGAATCTGACAAAACTTCAAGGGTTACTGAAGGCAATGATGAAGAACATCATGTTTCTTCTCAAGACAATACATTGAATGAGTCTGCTAATGAAAACGCTAACAGCGTAGTTTTTGAGGATGATTTGATGAACTTAGACAAAGAGAGTGACCTGGAGTGTGACAAGATTTCAAGGGTTACCGATGGCAATGATGAAGATCATGTTTCTTCTCAGGACAATAAATCGAATGAGTCTGCTAATGAAGCCGCTAACGACTTAGTTTTTGAGGATGATTTTGTGAACTTCGACAAAGAGAGGGATCTCGAGTCTGACAAGACCTTGAAGGTTGCAGAAGGAGATCATGTATCTCCTCAGGACAAGAAATCGAACGAGTGTGCTAACGAAGACGCTAACAACTTAGTTTTTGAGGATGATTTGATGAGCTTCGACAAAGAGAGGGACCTGGAGTCTGACAAGCCCTCGAGGGTTACAGAAGGCAATGATGGAGGACATTATGTCATTTCACAGGAAAAGAAATCAGATGAGCTGCAATTCCACCATTGTTCCAATAGTAGCAGTGCTGATTTGAGCAGTTTTATCATGGGGTTAATGGAAAAGGACATGAGCGAAATGTTTCAGGCAGAAGAGTCTAGTCCATTCTTGTCGCATGATGAAACAAATCACAAGTTGGATGATCTTTTTTCCAATCAACTTCCTCATGAAAGTGATTCAAGACCCGAACAAGATG GCAACATTGTAATGTCTGAGGCAGAGGAACTTGTTGCTTGGAATTCTGCAATGCAGATGCATCATGAAACAACTTCAGAAGCGTCTTATCCTACGGATGACGTTAATACTGGTCAGAACCAGCTCAAGTTTTCTAGTGGAAAGGACATCCATGCCAACTGTGTGGTGGATGTAACTGAGATAAATGAGGATGACAATGTAGCTAAGGAGGGATTGTGTCCTCTTAGCGACAGTGAAAAGAAAACTGGTGAGATGGACGAGTTATTTGAAGTCGATCCAGAAGTTAAATCGTTGCCGTCCAGTAATTCATTGTGTGTAACGGAAGATACTAATCATCTAATAGGATGTAAGCAAGTGGAAGATACTGCAGCTCTTGAAGATGGAAGTGGAGGCAAGCTATGCGCTGAGGCTGGAAGTTACATTACTG GGAGCATGATGGCACAGCAAAATGTTCTTGAAGAGCAAGTTGATTATCGCGGAGATCCTTTCCAGGATGATGCTTGTGAAATCTCAACCCCTCAGTCGGCATCCAAGTGTCCTGAGAATTCAGATAGCTTGCCTCATGACATTCAAGAAACATCTGGTTTTGACGATGATACTCGTGATGAAAAGTCCTTCAACTCTGAAGCTTGCATACAGCTCAAAGGAGATGAAG GTATTCATGTAAATTTCACAGCAGAGGATGCCGCTATCACAGCACATAAACTTCTAGCAATGGAGGGAATGGAGAATTCATCAATCTCTCTTAGTGTGGAAGGCCGAGATGGAATGGAATCTCCCCTTCCGCAGATTAAGCAGGGAGAAAATACAAGTTTAG ATTCTCATAGAGGCAGTGAACTAGATGCAACTGATGACAAGATGATGCTCAAAAGAAGGAACAGAAGTGTTTTGATTCATGGAACTACCAGAAAGCCTCAACATCCCACAACTGATATGAAGGAGAACATGGCAGCCCCTAAAAGGATGCAAATGGTGAATGCAACAGCTACGAAACCCATGCTGAAAAGGAAGGCATTGGAAAAGATTTGCAAGTAG